Below is a genomic region from Henckelia pumila isolate YLH828 chromosome 3, ASM3356847v2, whole genome shotgun sequence.
ATTGGTTATATTCTTAAAATTTGGAAATAAGGGTTGCGTTTCTCCTAATTTTTATTATCACTAAAATCGCAGATACGgtaagttcagaaaataaaaaacaaaaaaaaaaaaaaaacttgttcatttttttcttttggcctacaaacttttaattttcgTTATTTTGGTCCAGCGGATGACGTGACACGAAAAAATGTAAACGTGTCACCGAAAAATGCTTTGTGACAGGAAAATGATGACATGTTAATCTGTCAAATCATGCATTAAACCAAAAcaaatgaaaatttaaatttagtgtatcaaaacaaacttaaaaagttaatggaacaaaatcaaaaaattgATAAGTTAATTGACAAAAAAAcaatatttccaaaaaaaaaatgtataaataAATCCATATAAACTACAAATATTCCATTTTATTTCGTAGCctggaaattaaaaataaatgcaaAAATTATAGTTAAGTATGATTAATTACAAGAGATGGAGAAATTACAGAACAatccaaaaattaatgaaaattcGATGAGGTTCCAATGTGGTAGCTAATTAGCTAAGCTTAATAATCGTATAAAACCAAGCGCTTGGAACAGAGAGTACAAGAGTACTTGCGTTTGAATCTGAAGCAAATCGGGATCAGAAAGCATAGGCGGAATTGGCTTCCGACGTCGATGGCATGCACCTTTCCGCCGCAGTATGGGCACGATCCCGCCGCCTGCTGCCGCCCCACCTCCGTCTCCTCCTCGTCGCAGCCAAGAAAACACATGCTATATATTTTGAGAGGTTTCGATTTTGGTGTTTGGATAAggatattataatatatatatatatataaaaaggaGGAAGCTGAGGAAAAACCAAATTATGCGCCTTTATGGGCTTATTTTAGTGGGGGCTGTGGCTAACGTGCGCGTGAGGTGCTGCTTAAATAAACGAAGGGCAACATGTGACCGTCCATGTCATCACTGTCTCCCACGGGGGCCCCTTTTCCCGTCGTCTTCGGTGACAAATTGGTGTATATGTTACACCAATCGTTGATTGACACGTATGAGAATTTACATATTTAAAAAACTGTCACCCCAATTGAAACGTAACAAGTAAAATTAATTATCAATATAACAGGAAATATTACAGGAAATGTCACAGATGAATTTTTCCCCTGTCATGTGTACACATGCACCTGCTCAATGGACAGACTCGTCGGTAGTCtcccatattttaaatttattaattccgatgtgtgtgtgtgtttttttactAGCATATATTTGGGGATGTCAATTTTTCCGCTGATGAGACGAGTTCGGGGATACGAGTTTGGGGGATGTGTTCGAAtgtacggatttttaaaaacctTTTAATGAAATCGGGGGTGGGTGCGTACGCTAATTAAGcagcaacaacaacaataaaatatagatagttatatatatagaaatgatACCCTGCACCCTAGGTGTGCAGGGTAACATGAGTACCGCATACGTGGCGGTCCATGATTGGTCAGCCAGTTTTTGTAAAAAACAATTGTGTGGTTGTGGGCGCGCCACGTAGGCAGGTGCCCACAGGTGTGCAGGGTAAGGGTGTGCAGGGTATCATTActcgttatatatatatatatatatatatatatatatatatatatatatatatatatataagagaaTCGGAGTAACTAATTTTAAGATTATGATCTAATTTTTTTGGATTCGATTATATGAAGCATGTCGAAGCGTAGGAGCCAAACTTCAAGCTTTTTAAGCTTAAGCGCGATTACTGCGAGCTTAAGcgtaaaaaaaactttttaattTAAACTATAATTTTAGTCATCTCAAACAAATCAAGTGTAATGCATTAATTCTTTGTGAGATTCTAATTCAATTTATTTCATCATTCATTTCATATCTCCGTCTCATTGTCATCCCCACATGCATATGTATTAGGTACGTTTTGAACAATGCATTTAGTCTAGTCACATTGGTTAAACCTTGTATGATTGACACACTTGGAAAAATATTAGAAGAATCAAATTATTATTGCTCACATAATCAAGCAACTCAGATACTTTTGAAGAGCCTGataactatttatttatttttgtgtgaCTATGAAATCCGAAGCTAATAGTTTTCGGCCAGGTAAATCTCTAGGCTAACAAGCAGTTTCCAAAACACGTTAACGAAATAAGCAGGTCAATATAGAACCAACTATATGGTCTTGTTTGGGGTTGgattaaattttaaacaaaaccaTATCTAATTAGTTTTGCAAAATTTCAAACCAAATCGAATCATGAAATATATAACCAAACCATGCATGAATTTCAGTCTGGTTCGGATTGCTTTAgttgaattattatttataagtTTTGAATTTAGTAGGGAATGAGATCTTGTAATCTATACCTATACCAATAATAAAAGTGTGAACCAAAGTCAAAGTTTTTCATTGTGTATTTTCAACTTTGTCCTTGGTTAGTACACACTTGATAAATTCTTTGAGGATacttttgtaaaatcaattattatgataaagtcaaaattgacaatgtgtgcatattagataaagtttcagttttcaaaaagattgaaataccaaaatactttagtttttattttcttgtagataaagtgaacatattttttccacaaaaattttaattaaattaaatacttatccagtttcttaaaagattgaaacaccaaaatactttagtttttatttgtttgtagatggaatgacatattttttcaacaaaaaatcttatgtattttaatttgcgtaaggacctattgaactaaataattatatatatatataaattaaattacacatcggtgttgaaataaatcaattcatgtggagtcaagttttaatccaaaataataaaataagaacaaaccaacacacaaatatcatatatgtaaaagttgaaatttaaaaaagtaACTATTTTCCTCctcaaaaaatctaaaaactataacaattattttataAGATGATTTTACAATCAACGAAAGAATATTTTTACAAGAGTTGGAGATGAATATCTTCAATTGTTTTAGCAAAACTATAAGattgatattatttaaatattattgaagtctGTAAATATATCTATGTTAATCAATATACTACATATtagttaataaataaataaaaaaagtctAGAAAAATTATGGATGGCACGTCTGACATTAAATTAAAGATCCTGTAATAATTACATTGATGAAAATTTTCAATCAGATGAATGAATAAAgaaaaatatgcaacaaaacGGTTGAGATAAAATATGGAATGTTAATATTTGTAATTAAAgacattcaaaattcaatcaaaaatttcagCAATGAGAGCATTGTAAGCAAAAAGAGATCAGTAGATTTCGAAAAACGAGAAATCAAAAGATAAGAGGATGTTAAATAAATACATTGATCGTTAACGATactgacatacaagtaatggaaGACGATAACATACCAGAATGCAGATGAgaatgatgaaattattgttattctttgcaagtaaatatttttagtattaaaATTTGACTGTCTGATTAAATAATAACGATAGAAAAATGCAAATGATTGATGAAGATAGTATCACAAAAAATTGTTATTAAAGATGATTATAATAATGATTCTTTCATGGAGAATAAAAACACATGATATTAAAAATCGTTAAAGAgggaaaaatcccaaatataaattaaaaaaaatttatttgacgcaataatttaaattaaggtttagaatgcattatctataccaaatttttttttcataaatcaatagtgatcaacatataacataaaaaattacaaaatcatatttaatataatttaatttgattaacatatctcacttattaacaaataaaaaataaatcatacatacatgagatagaaaataagacgaattcaTGGTACGAAGCATGTCATAATTTCTctagattaataaaaaaatagaaaaatcgaTCGAGCTGTAATAATTACATAGgcttcaatatcaatattgtgttaATGTAAAACTACAATAAACTTaacacttatatttataaacTTACATGAATTATTGATAATGTTTTATTCTAAATTGTTAATGTGGATGTAAAATAGTCATGACCGTAAATAATACAAACATTGAAACTGCAAGTGTTACATTGTCGAAAAtgttacaaatatttttattagtttcaaTGTCgaagattatattgattacaTCACTAAGACAtgtaatatgtttttttttccaaaaagtatatattattaccataaaaatcatttattaACTGCGTGTTAATATCTTATCatctcaattaatttatttaataacgTTTATCGACAACAAAAGATGTTCCCACGTGCATCGCACATGacttttactatttttataaaaGTAGCAAAATTCGCCCTTGATAGATGTTGAATGAACATTTTATTTGATAATAGACTGGAATGATAAGAAGTAAATTATCATAAACTAatgagtaacactcctgtgagacggtctcatccgtgatacgggtcaaccctatccatatttataataataagtaatatttttgacataaaatataatatttttaatggataacccatttaagtgatgaaacttaaaatttgtaattatttatatgttaaaagttgtgttttaaaattaaagtttcattaaaattatgaagttgtattattttagtgttatgtgtttatatttaaatgttttacaaaaaatgttgtattttacggtttgcgcaggtttggtaaaaataaaattactcaagttatataggtcatattggagtaatcttagatcctgtagaatcacaaaaaaggcatcttcaactttggagaagacaagaaattccaaaaacctcattaagatgatcaaaatgatcaaacatcaaaatggagacaaatttacttttactatgaccagcttagagtaaaaatatcataaataattCACTCTTTATCCAAAAAAAAGGTGAATCATATATCCAAACATATATACACAAAAtttcctacgtgttctatgttgaatggAAAGGCTGAATCTGTGAtttaaggcatcaaacatgtcaATTAAATTTGGGTCAAgatattgacattcaaggagacaagcaaccaccaactttactatttcacatttaatgagtcttggactcttgctctcatttggcctataaatagatgtgttgtataaacTTTGAGGTGTGCAAAAGTGTAGAGAAATTTCGCActagtaaaataaatattgtgtgtgtaagaataagagtttgagtgtgcatatttatCCGAGTTTAAgcatgaaatttcttttatccttactcttgaatCTTATGTTCATGACAAGCTAAatccttttatgtcaaggtgaaaaggtttcattgttggtcaagtaagaatattgtttatattttgtatattcttcccttttgttgggatcggttcagagggtagagggggggtgaatacactctgaaacttattttttttcttttcaaaatgatcaagtgaagtttagttcacttaatctgttttctcaacttctaaaacggtttgaacaacttaaatagtgcgaaaatagttcagaggttttagtgatgcaaagacaagttataacacgatgtatgagcaatatataggataaatatgcagtaaagactaaggcacgatttatggaagttcgaaggcttaatccttctacgtctccccttcttccacttaggaaggaatttactagaagactttggttattacaacgtcttgcaatacacccacttcagacttaggacttatccaatgcctaatccgaaactcctagatttacacagataagattctcagttcttatcagactggtggaagctttcagagtagcttcaagtctcttcaataatgaatacagtccggttgagcttctcaaactgcagagcggtcgagaggcttggaaaccctaagatgatccttgaagatcagatatgtaaactgtaggcgagggtttatttgagcagcaagtgaatgatcttgtaagtgtgctcaagtattgcttcagtatatcagatgaagacttctgatagtattcaagtgattgagttgattgagattttttgtgttgcttgtcttcttctTATCACTTCTTgagccctttatataggtcaatcatcaacgtctttattttgaacgttctgatgctgcattgaatgcacatttaatgcttcataaatgcatcgatgattctgcatgaagatcgtacacttctttaaatgcagacaacttccagggtccaaaactggtataaacggtcgaatgctttatctgtagccattctgcgtttttgccattttagtgcaacctgttgtctcgatgcaagagtcaacagatcttctgatacgccggttctgcttttgataaaagatcttgcaacgaacgtcttgtctcaagtatttgtcttgagatatcttgataagcagttgactttctaccggtagatagatttatcctctgctggtttgaataaccagtcgataggcttgtgactgcaaccggtcgagagacaaaggcggttgacaagcttccggtagataacttgaagggtttagacggttgcggtaggagttgtagtagattcctgaaatacaaaagattggcagcacattcctatacaatgagttgttgtttgttatcaccaaaatgtcggattcaacaccttttatatttttattttgttttactaattgatctttatttgtaggtataatttggatggtttatttttatctatttacatcaaatacttggtatcttaaatgtggttaccttgatttgttgtaatatgatacaataaatactacaataattatatactataaatatatgtatcaatttataataaagtcatatatattatttagacaatagcgtggctctaccggttgttctaaataatatattgtgatttgaactaatatttattttttcgcaactaacatttactttctcgcatctaacatttacttttccgcaactaacatttactttctcgcatctaacataaaaaaatgcatgatatattttatttagacgatagtgtggctctgccggttgttctaaatgaaatatggtgatttgatctaacatttaattttatgtcaatttatatttatgcatttatatatatattatgggtaccatgtattaaatatcggttaatctgatattaatatagtgggaactatattatatgatatacttgtttaaatatttaattgtttcttttatttattctagttaagcaatcttaaataaaccaacaacaATGAACAtttgaagccttgacaattttataatttgtgtattttatattttatagtaatctgtccatctataatatatcattgctaaacttaaacttacaacatcctctctgtggatcgatctcgtactcacgagtatattacttgcacataacctacacttgggtgaattataatttaagttgtagcaagtttttggcgccattgccggggaggtataaattaagtttaatttttgttatttatgttatttatgtaaataatatgttgtttttaattgtatgatcgTTTGGAGTCGtgaacaaagtggtagacttgctCGAGTatatatgtaaaaatattttaaacatggaggataataataataataataataataataataataataataataataataataataataataataataataataataataataataaagaacataaacaaccaagaacacttggACACCATATGAattcaataagaactagtacaccatcttgtttagtttttcatCCTGATgcgtctaatttcaattttaaacctcaaatcattcaacttttaccaaattttaatggcttagattctgaaaatccatatttgcatttaagggaatttgaggaggtttgcaacacttataatgatcgaAATTGTATCATGGATATTGTTCGCTTAAAGCTTTaccctttttccttaaaagataaagctaaaacatggttgaaaaatttgagatcaagttcaataagattatgggaagaaatgcaacaacaatttctaaaaaagttttttccttcccatagaacaaactcttttaaaagaaaaattacaactttttttctcaaaaacaaggggaaacattttatcaatgttgggatatatataaaaaattacttAATACATGTCCACATCAtgattttgaaatatggaggatagtttctaacttttatgaaggtttaatacctagaGATAgacaaatgatagaattcatgtgtaatggaactttaattttgaagataaaaacccaaataaagCTATgtaatatttggagtcattagcataaaatgctcaaaattgggataatataggctcaattgaaccaccaagtaaaaccaataattcaacaaatggggttggtatttatcatcttaaagatgatgtagatactaaacttgcatctttagcaagaaaaatcgagtcattataaatgaaaaaaagtgatcaattaaaaagtgttcaagaaattgtttgtcatatatgtgacacacatgatcatcttacaaaaaattgtccgactttgccttcatttaaataATGTCTctatgaacaagccaattatgttaacaattttaaaaaaccaacattagatcctttttcacaaacatataatcctggttggagaaatcatcctaattttagttggaggaacgataataatgcacaaccttcacaacaaccttttcaaataaccaaaatcaccaaggttatgctccttatatcccacctccaagaaaacattttgaagatgaaattcatgcatacattcaaaagcaagagtctatcaatattcaaaacattcaatctatgaatgatttgaaagaaaatcttgcaaaatttgcatctgcacttaatattcatgaaaaaagaaaattttcatGTCAActacaacctaatcctaaaaatcaaaatcaagataaatttgatcaagtaaaatctgttattactcttagaagtggtaaaataattaatgatccatatagtgatgaaaacaaagatcagttAAACTCAAAAAGTAAGGATTCAAATCCTGATAATTTTGagaaagatgatactttgagtcctaaaaataaggaagttgatgataaattatcagAAATAATGAGCAAGTCAAATAAACCTCTTCCTTTTCCACAtgcattagtaaataataaaaaacaaaaaaaatgattctgatatttatgcagtttttaaacaagtaaaaataaatattccattattagatgttATTACACAAGTGTCATATTatgcaaaaattttaaaagatttatgtactgtaaaaagacaattgcatgtaaagaaaaaAGTATTCTTAattgaacaagtaagttttattattcaaaataattctactttgaaatataaagatcctggttgtccaacaatttcatgtattattgaaaaaaataaaattaaaaaatctttgttagatttgggagcaagcgtgaatttacttccttattcagtttatgaaaaacttaagttgggagatttaaaacctacatctgttactcttttattagccgataggtcaatcaaaatacctagagatATTGTAGATcatgtgttagttcaagtcgatatattattcatatatcctgtggattttattgtcttggatacataaccaatagaagtacataatGAAATTCCGATAATATTGGGAtgtccatttctagcaacttcaaatgctttaattaattgtcgaaatggaataatgaaattgtcttttgaaaatatgactttagaacttaatgtgttcaatttatgtaaacaaccaagtattaatgaagatgaagatgataatgcaatagaaacaatcgtggaagaaaatatacaccaagaaaacttaaatcaacaatctgaagtttgtttagtgaaaagttttgattcaaaaaatgtttttaaatcaaatttatttgaagaaattaatgaacttgaaaaAGTAAAAGAagatgatcatccaaaacttgaattaaagcatttaccaatagaactaaaatatgttttttttggtgaaaatcaaacatatcctattgtaatagCTTCTAtcctcttaccaaaacaagaagaagatttaataatattacttaaaaaacacaaaaatgcaattggatggactttgcaagatataaaaggtataaatcctttaatctgcacacatagaattcacttgaaagaaaatgctaaaacatatcaacaatctcaaagaagattaaatccacacatgaaagaagtttTTAAAAAggaagttttaaaactattatatgccggaattatttatccaatctcggatagtaaatgggtaagtccaacacaaaTAGTACCGAAAAAATCAGGCGTCAttgttataaaaaataaaaagggggaattattacaagctaggattccatctagttggcgtatgtgcattgattatagaaaattaagtGATGCAACTCGAAAAGATCACTTTTtgttaccatttttagatcaaattttagaaaaagtggcaggtaattcttattattgttttcttgatgggtatttgggatattatcaaataccaatatcattagaagatcaagaaaaaactaatTTCACTTGTATTTTTGGAACTTTTGCATTTAAAAGAATgtcatttggtttatgtaatgctcCAGCTAATTTTCgaagatgcatgctaagtatttttagtgacatgattgaagaatttgtggaagtttttatggatgatataactgtttttggaaactcatttgaaaactgtcttaaaaatttggaagaagttttaaaaagatgtgaagaaaaaaatcttgttttaaattgagAAAAATGTCAatacatggttaaatccggaattgtgttagggcatgtcatatctgaaaaaggaattgacgttgataaagctaaggttgatgttattgctaatttaccatcaccaaacacgatcaaagaaattcgatcattttttGGTCATGCGGGATTctatagaagatttataaaaaaatttagcataatatcgaaaccaatttcaaatcttttaacaaaagatgcacaatttgaatggactcaacAATGTGAAACTACTTTTAAAatgataattaatcttttaactacatcacctattttacaacctcctgattggtcttaaccatttgaattaatgtgtgatgcaagtgattatgttgtaggagccgtgttaggacaaagaaaaaaaaaggtaaaccttatgtgatctactatgcaagtagaaccttaaatagtgctcaaatcaattattcaacaactgaaaaagaattactttcagtagtgtttgcattagataaatttcgatcctatttaattggttctactactattgtttatactgatcatTCCGACatataatatttatcaaataaacaagatgctaagccgagattaatacgatggattttgttattacaagaatttgatcttataataaaagataaaaaaggaaaagaaaatgtattagccgatcatttatcaagaataatttttgaatcatctcaaaatgaaataccaataaatgaaaattttccggatgatcaactattttatgctactactatgccttggtttgctaatattgtaaattttcttatgacaaataaaatgccttctcattggagttcacaagaaaaaaataaattcttgaaagaggtaaaaaaaaatttattgggatgatccttatttgtttaagtattgtcttgatcaaatttttcgacgatgtatacccgacaatgaggtaagtagtgtcattaaattttgtcattctgaggcatgtggaggtcatttttcgtcaaagaaaacagctgcaaaaatctttcaatgtggattttattggccttctttattcaaagatacacattcattttgcaaatcttgtgaaaattgtcagaaaatgggttcaatttcaaaacgaaacataATGCCTTTAaattcaatcatgattattgaaatatttaacagttggggaatagattttaaGGGTCC
It encodes:
- the LOC140893411 gene encoding uncharacterized protein; amino-acid sequence: MCFLGCDEEETEVGRQQAAGSCPYCGGKVHAIDVGSQFRLCFLIPICFRFKRKYSCTLCSKRLVLYDY